GTCTCGGGGGCCCtgcgccgcgccgccgccgccgccgtccccgCGCCTGCCCTGGCGCTGCTGGCGGTGGGAGGCCGGCTGCTGACGGCGGCGAGGCAGCGGGCGCTGGCGGAGGACGGGAGGCTGTGCGCCAGCGACCTCCACCTGCTGCTCAACCTGCTGGCGGTGGGCGCCGGCGCGGGCGAGGTGTGGACGCCGGTGTGCCTGCCCCGCTTCAACCCCGACGGCTACTTCTACGCCTACGCGGCGGCGCtggccgaggaggaggaggagggcgcCGGGGCCGTGACCCTCATCCTGCTGTCGACGGAGCGCGAGGGCTTCTACGCGGCGGCCGGGTGCCGGCGGAGGCTGGAGGCGGCGCTGCGGGCGCAAGGCTGGCTGGCCGAGCTGGGGGCGGCGGTGCGGGGCGGCGCGGGCTACGGCCCCTCGCGCCCCGGCGCCCCCGAGCTCCGGCATTTCCTCTACAAGCCGCTGGAGGGGCCCGAGGAGATGCAGCAGCTGCCGCAGTTCACGAGGTGCGGGGATGGGTTCCGGGGGGGAGACGGGACGGGTGCGGCGCGGTTGGGGCGCGGGGGTCTGAAGCCCCCCACcccgccgcccgcagccccgagctggaggagcCGTACGGCAcggaggaggagcagcagcgcCTCTTCGACCTCTACCACTACCTGCACAGCCGCGTGCACTGCCCCCGGCGGCCCCTGCGCCTGCTCTACCACGTGGCCGAGAAGGAGACGCTGCTGGCCTGGGTGAGCGGGGCGGGGAAGCCCTCGGCCGCTTCCAGGGGGAACGGGGCGGCGCGCCGTCGGTAGGCTCCAGAGTTAacgggcaggggggggggggtgtgcggggggggggggctgcaggtgaCGAG
The genomic region above belongs to Oxyura jamaicensis isolate SHBP4307 breed ruddy duck unplaced genomic scaffold, BPBGC_Ojam_1.0 oxyUn_random_OJ63025, whole genome shotgun sequence and contains:
- the MON1B gene encoding vacuolar fusion protein MON1 homolog B produces the protein GALRRAAAAAVPAPALALLAVGGRLLTAARQRALAEDGRLCASDLHLLLNLLAVGAGAGEVWTPVCLPRFNPDGYFYAYAAALAEEEEEGAGAVTLILLSTEREGFYAAAGCRRRLEAALRAQGWLAELGAAVRGGAGYGPSRPGAPELRHFLYKPLEGPEEMQQLPQFTSPELEEPYGTEEEQQRLFDLYHYLHSRVHCPRRPLRLLYHVAEKETLLAWVTSKFELYGCFGPLVTKAGAIGALTKLLRWIKKEEDWLFIRYPPPYCAAPARPEEAEG